A region of Plantactinospora sp. BC1 DNA encodes the following proteins:
- a CDS encoding PQQ-dependent sugar dehydrogenase → MRLRRGLRLGLVAALLASVLAPLGGAPASAVTLPAGFQEQVVFSGLDQPTNIEFAPDGRVFVAEKGGRIKVYADLADPTPTVFADLSTNVHNQWDRGLLGLALPANFPADPWVYVLYTYDAPPGRTAPVWNDTCGDANNGRCVVTGRLSRLRASGDVMTGTEQVLISDWCQQYPSHSVGDLRFGADGMLYATAGDGASFSAIDYGQLGNPVNPCADPPGGTMTPPTAEGGALRAQDVRSAADPTGLDGAVLRLDPATGAAAPGNPAIDAADPNTRRIVGYGTRNPYRFTIRPGTNEIWLGDVGWNSWEEVNRIVDPRAGVSNLGWPCYEGAARTGSYDNANLNLCETLYTGAGQTPPYYAYHHGAEVVPGENCGSGGDAVSGLAFYPGSGGSYPATYAGALFFADYSRGCIWAMRPSSPGGLPDPANLQAFGQAAAGPVDLAIGPGAELYYADLTGGTVRRIRYFPGNQPPTAVINATPTSGPAPLDVTFDGTGSTDPDPADAGRLSYRWDFTSDGTVDATTPTATFRYPSAGRHTATLTVTDTLGVSASSSVTIQPGNAAPTALLESPAVGTTWQVGDRLSFAGRATDPQQGSLPPSALRWKLRMEHCESVGNCHTHHLQEWAGVASGSFVAPDHEYPSYLELELTATDAQGLSNTVVRRLDPRTVDLTFASDPQGLRLTVGATTGTAPFTRTVIVGSTNTVSAPSPQTVGGVPYSFTGWSDEGAATHVLTAPATAATYTATYAGAAGCGTTAFYTCGTATGRPWVPADTVLPLTGDDAVTQVTLPFPVPFFAETYRTAWVSGNGFLSFTDPGGPQPGNTVLPAAGAPNAALYPFWDDLWGRADSSVRIGVTGTAPNRRFVVEWRDSGMYGSSSARISFEALIAENGEIVFNYRDLNSSGRERGDSATVGIENPAGTLALPYSVNHPALADGTSVVFRPVASPPFVADRGERRQSPILDRRPR, encoded by the coding sequence ATGCGGCTGCGGCGGGGCTTGCGACTGGGTCTGGTGGCGGCGCTGCTGGCGAGCGTACTGGCGCCGCTGGGCGGAGCGCCGGCCTCGGCGGTGACGCTGCCGGCCGGCTTCCAGGAGCAGGTGGTGTTCAGCGGGCTGGACCAGCCGACCAACATCGAGTTCGCCCCCGACGGGCGGGTCTTCGTCGCCGAGAAGGGCGGCCGGATCAAGGTCTACGCCGACCTGGCCGACCCCACCCCGACCGTCTTCGCCGACCTCTCCACCAACGTGCACAACCAGTGGGACCGCGGCCTGCTCGGGCTGGCGCTGCCGGCCAACTTCCCGGCGGACCCGTGGGTCTACGTGCTCTACACCTACGACGCGCCGCCGGGCCGGACGGCTCCGGTGTGGAACGACACCTGCGGCGACGCCAACAACGGCCGCTGCGTGGTCACCGGCCGGCTCTCCCGGCTGCGGGCCAGCGGCGACGTGATGACCGGTACCGAGCAGGTGCTGATCTCCGACTGGTGTCAGCAGTACCCGAGCCACTCGGTCGGCGACCTGCGGTTCGGCGCGGACGGCATGCTCTACGCCACGGCCGGCGACGGGGCCAGTTTCAGCGCCATCGACTACGGCCAGTTGGGCAACCCGGTGAACCCGTGCGCCGACCCGCCGGGCGGCACCATGACGCCGCCGACCGCCGAGGGTGGGGCGCTGCGGGCCCAGGACGTCCGCAGCGCCGCCGACCCCACCGGGCTGGACGGCGCGGTGCTGCGGCTCGACCCGGCGACCGGGGCGGCGGCGCCGGGCAACCCGGCGATCGACGCGGCCGACCCGAACACCCGGCGGATCGTCGGGTACGGCACCCGCAACCCGTACCGGTTCACCATCCGGCCGGGCACCAACGAGATCTGGCTCGGCGACGTCGGCTGGAACAGCTGGGAGGAGGTCAACCGGATCGTCGACCCGAGAGCGGGGGTCAGCAACCTCGGCTGGCCCTGCTACGAGGGTGCCGCCCGGACGGGCAGCTACGACAACGCGAACCTGAACCTCTGCGAGACGCTCTACACCGGTGCCGGGCAGACCCCGCCGTACTACGCCTACCACCACGGCGCGGAGGTGGTGCCGGGGGAGAACTGCGGCTCGGGCGGGGACGCCGTCTCCGGGCTCGCCTTCTATCCGGGCAGCGGCGGCAGCTATCCGGCGACGTACGCGGGGGCGCTCTTCTTCGCCGACTACTCGCGCGGCTGCATCTGGGCGATGCGCCCGAGCAGCCCGGGCGGGCTGCCGGACCCGGCCAACCTCCAGGCGTTCGGGCAGGCCGCCGCCGGGCCGGTCGACCTGGCGATCGGCCCGGGTGCCGAGCTGTACTACGCCGACCTGACCGGTGGCACCGTGCGCCGGATCCGGTACTTCCCCGGCAACCAGCCGCCGACCGCGGTGATCAACGCGACCCCGACCAGCGGCCCCGCCCCGCTCGACGTGACCTTCGACGGCACCGGGTCGACCGACCCGGACCCGGCCGACGCCGGCCGGCTGAGCTACCGGTGGGACTTCACCAGCGACGGTACGGTCGACGCCACCACCCCGACCGCCACGTTCCGCTACCCGAGCGCCGGCCGGCACACCGCGACGCTGACCGTCACCGACACCCTCGGCGTCTCGGCGAGCAGCAGCGTCACCATCCAGCCCGGCAACGCCGCCCCGACCGCCCTGCTGGAGAGCCCGGCGGTCGGCACCACCTGGCAGGTCGGCGACAGATTGAGCTTCGCCGGCCGGGCCACCGACCCGCAGCAGGGCAGCCTGCCGCCGTCCGCGCTGCGCTGGAAGCTGCGGATGGAGCACTGCGAGTCGGTCGGCAACTGCCACACCCACCACCTCCAGGAGTGGGCCGGGGTGGCGTCCGGCTCCTTCGTGGCGCCGGACCACGAGTACCCGTCGTATCTGGAGTTGGAGCTGACCGCCACCGACGCGCAGGGCCTGTCGAACACCGTGGTACGCCGGCTCGACCCGCGGACCGTCGACCTCACCTTCGCCAGCGACCCGCAGGGGCTGCGGCTGACCGTCGGCGCGACCACCGGGACGGCGCCGTTCACCCGTACCGTGATCGTCGGCTCGACCAACACGGTGAGCGCGCCGAGCCCGCAGACGGTCGGCGGGGTGCCGTACTCCTTCACCGGCTGGTCCGACGAGGGCGCGGCGACGCACGTGCTCACCGCGCCCGCGACGGCGGCCACCTACACGGCGACGTACGCCGGGGCGGCCGGCTGCGGGACCACGGCGTTCTACACCTGCGGCACCGCGACGGGCCGGCCCTGGGTGCCGGCCGACACGGTGCTGCCGCTCACCGGCGACGACGCGGTGACCCAGGTGACGCTGCCGTTCCCGGTGCCGTTCTTCGCCGAGACCTACCGCACCGCCTGGGTCTCCGGGAACGGCTTCCTCTCCTTCACCGACCCGGGCGGGCCGCAGCCGGGCAACACGGTGCTGCCGGCGGCCGGCGCGCCGAACGCGGCGCTCTATCCGTTCTGGGACGACCTCTGGGGGCGGGCGGACTCCAGCGTCCGGATCGGGGTGACGGGTACCGCGCCGAACCGCCGGTTCGTGGTGGAGTGGCGCGACAGCGGCATGTACGGTTCCAGCTCCGCACGGATCAGCTTCGAGGCGCTGATCGCGGAGAACGGTGAGATCGTCTTCAACTACCGGGACCTGAACAGCAGCGGGCGGGAGCGCGGCGACTCGGCGACGGTCGGCATCGAGAATCCGGCCGGCACCCTCGCGCTGCCGTACTCGGTCAACCATCCGGCGCTGGCCGACGGCACCTCGGTGGTCTTCCGGCCGGTCGCGTCGCCACCCTTCGTAGCCGACAGGGGTGAGCGTCGCCAGTCGCCGATTCTCGACCGACGGCCCAGGTAG
- a CDS encoding PQQ-dependent sugar dehydrogenase → MSRAVRRIWVLTLALVLGVPVVVGLPPFDPEPAAAIPPGFTQQVVFTGLTRPTKLIFAPDGRVFVAEKSGIVKVFDSLADNTATVFADLRPKVYDYEDLGLIGLALPPNFPTDPYVYLSYTYDGVVGGGAPTYHDSCPVIGNCKASARVSRLRADGDVMTGSEQVLLHDWCHQIESHSIGDLAFGPDGALYVTGGDGASATFTDYGQAGNPSNPCADPPGPPGAAMTPPSAEGGGLRSQDIRTPADPTGLSGTLIRISPSTGAALPDNPLAASSDPNNRRILAYGLRNPYRWTFRPGSNEVWIGDVGWRTWEEINRVVDPAVGPVRNYGWPCYEGNAPQGGYNAANLTLCETLYTQPVGTVTRPHYTYQHSQQVAAGDGCPTGGSSPAGVAFYPGSGGGYPAAYAGALFFADYSRGCVWAMRTGADGLPDPARIVPFAIAPGVVDLRIGPENDLYYVDLLGGTVRRFHYSSGNQYPRAVIDATPTTGRAPLTVSFDAVNSSDPDPGDILEYRWDFTNDGTVDATGLTATHRYPAVGSYTARLQVVDFGGLSHSATAQIRVGTAAPVPVIDTPTAALRWATGQTVAFSGGASDPEQGALPPSALRWTLVNMHCSTPENCHGHPVREVAGVASGTFVAPDHEYPSYLELTLTATDSGGLTGSTTLRLDPRTVQLKLATTPAGLRVNLNGRSLTTPNAVQVIVGSTNTVSAPGPQRLGPGTYTFQNWSDGGAATHVITAPAASTATYTASYDGAPGSCADGFGYACTTHSGRAYLPAGPTELPLTGDNDVASVALPFPFPYYGQNHSRAWVDVNGVLSFVDPRGSWPTNRALPYAATPNAALYPFWDDLVMHPESRVRTAVLGAAPDRQFVVEWKDVGFSGAPAARVSFQVVLSEWGQIVFNYTALNAGRELGNSATIGIENPTGTDAVQYSVNQLVLANGKAIVFTPPAAIVGAAPTS, encoded by the coding sequence ATGTCCCGAGCGGTACGGCGAATCTGGGTCCTGACCCTGGCACTCGTGCTGGGCGTACCGGTCGTGGTCGGGCTGCCCCCGTTCGACCCCGAACCCGCGGCGGCGATCCCGCCCGGCTTCACCCAGCAGGTGGTCTTCACCGGGCTGACCCGCCCCACCAAGCTGATCTTCGCGCCGGACGGCCGGGTCTTCGTCGCGGAGAAGAGCGGCATCGTCAAGGTCTTCGACAGCCTCGCCGACAACACCGCCACCGTCTTCGCCGACCTGCGCCCCAAGGTGTACGACTACGAGGACCTCGGCCTGATCGGCCTGGCCCTGCCGCCGAACTTCCCCACCGACCCGTACGTCTACCTCAGCTACACCTACGACGGCGTGGTCGGCGGCGGCGCGCCGACCTACCACGACAGCTGCCCGGTGATCGGGAACTGCAAGGCCAGCGCCCGGGTCTCCCGGCTGCGCGCCGACGGCGACGTGATGACCGGCAGCGAGCAGGTGCTGTTGCACGACTGGTGCCACCAGATCGAGAGCCACTCCATCGGCGACCTCGCGTTCGGCCCGGACGGCGCGCTCTACGTCACCGGCGGCGACGGCGCGTCGGCGACCTTCACCGACTACGGGCAGGCGGGCAACCCGTCGAACCCCTGCGCCGACCCGCCCGGGCCGCCCGGCGCCGCGATGACGCCGCCGAGCGCCGAGGGCGGCGGGCTGCGGTCCCAGGACATCCGTACCCCGGCCGACCCGACCGGGCTCTCCGGCACCCTGATCCGGATCTCGCCGTCGACCGGGGCGGCGCTGCCGGACAACCCGCTGGCGGCGAGCAGCGACCCGAACAACCGGCGCATCCTGGCGTACGGGCTGCGCAACCCGTACCGCTGGACGTTCCGGCCGGGCAGCAACGAGGTCTGGATCGGCGACGTGGGTTGGCGTACCTGGGAGGAGATCAACCGGGTGGTCGACCCGGCGGTCGGACCGGTCCGCAACTACGGCTGGCCGTGCTACGAGGGGAACGCTCCGCAGGGCGGCTACAACGCGGCGAACCTGACGCTCTGCGAGACCCTCTACACCCAGCCCGTCGGCACGGTCACCCGGCCGCACTACACCTACCAGCACAGTCAGCAGGTGGCGGCCGGCGACGGCTGCCCGACCGGCGGCTCCTCCCCGGCCGGGGTGGCGTTCTATCCCGGGTCCGGCGGCGGCTATCCGGCGGCGTACGCGGGGGCGCTCTTCTTCGCCGACTACTCCCGGGGCTGCGTCTGGGCGATGCGTACCGGCGCCGACGGGCTCCCGGACCCGGCCCGGATCGTGCCGTTCGCGATCGCCCCCGGCGTGGTCGACCTGCGGATCGGCCCGGAGAACGACCTGTACTACGTCGACCTGCTCGGCGGCACCGTGCGGCGGTTCCACTACAGCTCCGGAAACCAGTACCCGAGGGCGGTCATCGACGCGACCCCGACCACTGGACGGGCGCCGCTGACGGTCAGCTTCGACGCCGTCAATTCGAGCGACCCCGACCCGGGCGACATCCTCGAATACCGCTGGGACTTCACCAACGACGGCACCGTCGACGCCACCGGGCTGACCGCGACGCACCGGTACCCGGCGGTGGGCAGCTACACCGCCCGGTTGCAGGTGGTCGACTTCGGCGGGCTCTCGCACAGCGCGACGGCGCAGATCAGGGTGGGCACCGCCGCCCCGGTACCGGTGATCGACACGCCCACCGCGGCGCTGCGCTGGGCGACCGGGCAGACGGTCGCGTTCAGCGGTGGGGCCAGCGACCCGGAGCAGGGTGCGCTGCCGCCCTCGGCGCTGCGCTGGACGCTGGTCAACATGCACTGCAGCACGCCGGAGAACTGTCACGGCCACCCGGTGCGCGAGGTGGCCGGGGTCGCCTCCGGGACGTTCGTCGCCCCGGACCACGAGTATCCGTCCTATCTGGAGCTGACGCTGACCGCGACGGACAGCGGTGGGCTGACCGGCAGTACCACGCTGCGGCTGGACCCGAGGACGGTGCAGCTCAAGCTCGCCACCACGCCCGCCGGGCTACGGGTGAACCTGAATGGCCGGAGCCTGACCACCCCGAACGCCGTACAGGTGATCGTCGGTTCCACCAACACGGTCAGCGCGCCGGGGCCGCAGCGGCTCGGGCCGGGGACGTACACCTTCCAGAACTGGTCGGACGGCGGAGCCGCGACCCATGTGATCACGGCGCCGGCCGCCAGCACGGCGACCTACACCGCCAGCTACGACGGCGCGCCGGGTAGCTGCGCGGACGGCTTCGGCTACGCGTGTACGACGCACTCCGGTCGGGCGTACCTGCCGGCCGGCCCCACCGAGCTGCCGCTGACCGGGGACAACGACGTCGCTTCCGTGGCGCTGCCGTTCCCGTTCCCGTACTACGGGCAGAACCACTCCAGGGCGTGGGTGGACGTCAACGGCGTACTCTCCTTTGTGGATCCTCGCGGCTCCTGGCCGACGAACCGGGCACTGCCGTACGCCGCGACACCGAACGCCGCGCTCTATCCGTTCTGGGACGACCTGGTGATGCACCCGGAGTCCCGGGTCCGGACCGCCGTGCTGGGCGCCGCACCGGACCGGCAGTTCGTGGTCGAGTGGAAGGACGTCGGGTTCTCCGGCGCGCCGGCCGCGCGGGTCAGCTTCCAGGTGGTGCTCTCCGAGTGGGGGCAGATCGTCTTCAACTACACCGCGCTGAACGCCGGACGGGAGCTGGGCAACTCCGCGACCATCGGCATCGAGAACCCGACCGGCACGGACGCGGTGCAGTACTCGGTCAACCAGTTGGTACTGGCCAACGGCAAGGCGATCGTCTTCACCCCACCGGCCGCGATCGTCGGGGCGGCACCGACCAGCTAG
- a CDS encoding glycosyltransferase family 4 protein, whose translation MVNLPAERDRRVIRECQALEAAGYRASVICPRGPRRLTVLPGTAATRIHSFPQPLAGKGVLSFAAEFAWALIAVATRLLGLMLRTRVDAVQACNPPDVFWVVGLLMRALGRPFVFDHHDLSPELYECKAGQPRPSVLWMLRLFERLSWRTATAVVATNESFRELAMGRGGCPPEKVVVVRNGPALAEVRHGDGPETEDARQKVVYVGVINPQDNVEATVLAAERLAGLRGTDDWELVVAGDGESMPELRRLATERGVDDVVRFTGWLEADEVDALLCSASIAIQPDRPSRMAEMYTMAKTVEYVARGVPVVAVDLLETRRTADAAASYVQTGSPDEFAKVIDQLLSDDSARAAMSATGRQRFVDELAWDHQVKSYIRLWDRLLRPSLSDYNEVSHGNGADAARLPI comes from the coding sequence GTGGTAAATCTGCCAGCCGAGCGGGACCGCCGAGTGATCCGGGAGTGTCAGGCACTGGAGGCGGCCGGCTACCGGGCGTCGGTGATCTGCCCACGGGGACCACGCCGGCTCACGGTGCTACCCGGCACCGCCGCCACCAGGATCCACTCGTTTCCCCAGCCACTCGCGGGCAAGGGCGTGCTCTCCTTCGCCGCCGAGTTCGCCTGGGCACTGATCGCCGTCGCCACCCGGCTGCTCGGGCTGATGCTGCGGACCCGGGTGGACGCCGTCCAGGCGTGCAACCCGCCGGACGTCTTCTGGGTGGTCGGGCTGCTGATGCGGGCCCTGGGCCGACCCTTCGTCTTCGACCACCACGACCTGAGCCCGGAACTCTACGAGTGCAAGGCGGGGCAACCCCGGCCGAGTGTGCTGTGGATGCTCCGGCTCTTCGAACGACTCTCCTGGCGTACCGCCACCGCCGTGGTCGCCACCAACGAGTCGTTCCGGGAACTGGCGATGGGCCGGGGCGGCTGCCCACCGGAGAAGGTGGTGGTGGTGCGCAACGGCCCGGCCCTGGCCGAGGTGCGGCACGGCGACGGCCCGGAGACCGAGGACGCCCGGCAGAAGGTCGTCTACGTCGGAGTGATCAACCCGCAGGACAACGTCGAGGCGACCGTACTCGCCGCCGAGCGGCTGGCCGGGCTGCGCGGCACCGACGACTGGGAACTGGTCGTCGCCGGGGACGGCGAGAGCATGCCGGAACTGCGCCGGCTCGCCACCGAGCGGGGGGTGGACGACGTCGTACGCTTCACCGGCTGGCTGGAGGCCGACGAGGTCGACGCGCTGCTCTGCTCCGCCTCGATCGCGATCCAGCCGGACCGGCCGAGCCGGATGGCCGAGATGTACACGATGGCCAAGACGGTGGAGTACGTCGCCCGGGGCGTACCGGTGGTCGCGGTCGACCTGCTGGAGACCCGGCGTACCGCCGACGCGGCGGCGAGCTATGTGCAGACCGGCAGCCCGGACGAATTCGCCAAGGTGATCGACCAGCTTCTCAGTGACGACTCCGCCCGGGCCGCGATGAGTGCGACCGGGAGACAGCGGTTCGTCGATGAACTCGCCTGGGACCACCAGGTGAAGTCGTACATCCGACTGTGGGATCGATTGCTCCGCCCGTCGCTCAGCGACTACAACGAAGTGTCACACGGTAACGGGGCCGATGCCGCGCGTCTGCCGATCTGA